In Bacteroidota bacterium, the sequence CTCTGCGCGTGGCGTAACCTCCAGCGCACTCGCCAGTGCGGCTTCTAGAAACGCGATGGCTTGCTCGCGCGACACGGTTGGGAAACCGTCGAGAAACTCATCAAGCGAGTCGCCGAACTTAAGGTGATCGATCAAGGAGTCCACAGGCATGCGGGTACCAGCAAAGACCGGCGTACCGCTGAGGATGCCGGGGTCTACGTGGTAGATCTCGTGGCGCTGCATGGGCTTGGAGGTTGACCTAGCTCCTCAACGCACGGAGCACGCCTGCGATCCAAGCCGTAGGGAGCACGCTGAGATGTTGCGCGTGTGAAGACACGCTAGCCTGCCGAACGCTCATGCCGACCACAACGACAGTTCCACTCTCTCCACCCGTCGAGCCCCGGCTGACGTATGCCGACCTCTGCGCGATGCCGGAGGACGGCAACCGCTACGAACTCATCCACGGTGCGCTCGTCATGTCGCCCTCGCCGTCGTTCCGTCACCAGCATCGCACGGGTACGATCTACGCGAGCCTCCTCATCTATGCCCGCGAGCAGGACCTCGGTACGGCCGTCATCGCGCCGATGGACGTAGTGCTGGACGAGGACGCCGCGGTCGTGCAGCCCGATGTGCTGTTCATCGCGCGAGACAGGGCGGGCATCATCGCCGAGGTCATCCGCGGTGTGCCCTCGCTCGTGGTGGAGGTCATATCGCCCGGGTCTCGTCGCCGCGACGTGCGGACAAAGCGGGCGCTCTACGCGCAGTATGTCGTGCCGGAATACTGGCTCGTCGATCCCGAAGCGGACACGGTGGAGATCTACCGGCTACCTAAAGGTGCGACGACCTACGAACGAAGCGCCGCGCTCTCGACGGACGCTGACGATGTGCTGACGACGCCGCTGCTACCTGGGTGGTCACTCGGGCTGCGCGCCCTATTCAGCGCATAGTTGTCGACACCGGATTAACCCGTCTGGGCCAGGTCCGTGTATC encodes:
- a CDS encoding Uma2 family endonuclease gives rise to the protein MPTTTTVPLSPPVEPRLTYADLCAMPEDGNRYELIHGALVMSPSPSFRHQHRTGTIYASLLIYAREQDLGTAVIAPMDVVLDEDAAVVQPDVLFIARDRAGIIAEVIRGVPSLVVEVISPGSRRRDVRTKRALYAQYVVPEYWLVDPEADTVEIYRLPKGATTYERSAALSTDADDVLTTPLLPGWSLGLRALFSA
- a CDS encoding DUF433 domain-containing protein — encoded protein: MQRHEIYHVDPGILSGTPVFAGTRMPVDSLIDHLKFGDSLDEFLDGFPTVSREQAIAFLEAALASALEVTPRAEPA